The nucleotide window ACAATCAAGACAAAAATGTAAAGAAATGGGGTTTGATACGACACCAGTTGCTGCAAGATTGATTCGCGTGGAGCTGGATTCCGGTGAAACCGAAGTTCTTATCACTTCCTTGACGGATATGGAGGCCTTCCCCAAAGAGTTGTTTTCGGACCTGTATCATCTCAGGTGGCCGGTTGAAGAAGATTATAAAATCTTGAAATACAGGATTCAGATCGAAAATTTTTCCGGAAAGAGTGTTCATTCCGTGTACCAGGATTTTCATGCAAAAGTAGTGTCAAAAAATTTAACGGCTGTAATTGCTACCACAACACGAGAAGAAATCATTAAGAAATCTGAAAATTTAAAATACCATCACCAGATTAACTTTGCACAAGCACTGTCAAAAATGAAGAATACGATTGTTTTATTGTTCAGTTGCACATGGAATCTTGTCATTTCATATATTGAACAAATCAGAACGATATTTATCCAAACGACAGAGAGCATCAGGCCCAATAGAAAGTATCCGAGGAAGCATCGGGTTAAGCAAAAAAGGTTCCATTTTGAATACAAAACAGTTTGTTAAGGAAACGGCATTGACTGTAAAGGAACAACAGGAAATTGAAAAAAAACTGTTGTCTTTAACCCGGCAACGCCGGGAAATTTTACCGAACCCCGGAAGTATGATAGCGGTTTTTTCTTCTGAAGAGAGATGCTATTTATCTCTTTTGCCGGTACCTAAAAACGGTGAAAAAACAGAAAATATAATTGATATTACAGCGAGTTGTGGAAAATTTATTGGTCACATGAAATCTATCCCAGACAATACAAATAATTCAGGCGTCACGTCTCAAATCAGATCTGTAATCGCTTGAGAATGGCTTGCCTGGTCATTATTGATCGAAAACGTATGTGCGATCAGCGTGTTGAAATGCATGAGTTACAGGTGGATAGATTACCTGCAACTCAAGCAGGTTCAATGGAGGGCCAAATTATGAGCAAACTAAACAGGAAGATTTAGACGTCCCAGCTTAAGTCTGAAGGTTGAATTTAGAAGCAAAAACAAGCCTGACCTAAATTTTATTTGTATATCGAATTTAATTTAGTTATGATTGAATTATCCGCTACAACGGATCTGCATAGCATCTCAACCACTTTTTCAATTTCCTTCAGCATATCAATGGGTTCTTCTTTTTTAAGTATAGTCCATTTTATGGCAAGATGGGTGAAGGCACCGATAAACATGTTCCTGAACAATCGGGGATCGACGGAATATCTGAAAATACCTTGTTTCTGACCCTCCTTTAATATACTTTCTAAAATCGACACATAATCAATATAATCCCTATAGAGAATAGAGTTGTAAAATTTTTTGTTTAGTTTGATTTCCAGCAGGAACACCTTTGTAAAATCTCTGTCCTCCATAAAGATCGTGAACAGCAGTCGAATGAACCGTCGCAATTTTTTGATGGGGTGTTGAATATCAAACATTTCCTCTCCGCTTTTTTTCAAACGTCGGAGCCGTTTTTTGGGGATGGAAAACAGCAGGTCTTCTTTGTTCTTAAAATAGTTGTAAATAGTTCCCTCGCTCACATTGGCAATATTTGCAATTTCATTCATTGTCGCTGCATTGTATCCTTTTTGGGCAAATACCTGCACTGCTGCCTTGAGTATTCTTTTCTTTTTATTATTGTCATCATTGTTCATTGATGTGACTGACTCGCTGGAAATAATAGCAAACACTAAATCCATTATACCTTTGAAATCCGGCATTGTGGTTTTAATTTCTCCGGAAGCCAGACAACTTAAGGATTCTTCATCCAGCAATCCGAGAATCAAATTCAAGATGAGGTTCACGTTGATATCCGGACGGAATACATTTTCATCAACCCCCTGCTGAATGGTCTGGCCCATGAATCTGGTATATTCCCTGAGGGTATTGTATCCTTCATGTGTATAAAAATTTTTATTGGAGCGGCATTCAATCAGAAGGTTTTTTAAAGTCCGTGAATCATCAGGATTCAGGTCAGTGACGTAAAGATGATGCCATATCATCTTGCTCAATCTTGAAACAGGGTCTAATACTCCCTCCAGGTGAAACCTTAGATCTTTCTCAACATCCGTTAATTTGTCTGCCAGCGCATAAAACAATAAATCTTCTTTGTTTTTGAAATAATGATAAATAATGGAATCCGTTACCCCGGCCCTGCCTGCGATTTCAGATATGCTGGAATCTTCAAGGTTTTTTTGAGAAATGATCTTCTGGACTGCCTTTAAAATTTGTTTTCGAGGGCTGGCAGTCATCCCCTTTTTTTTTATTTTCATGTTCACCTTAATATATTTTACGCTGTATCTAAATTTTAAGCTTTGTCTAAAAAACGGATTTTCTATAAAAAATTTATATGAAAGTTTTCGAAAATCCAAAAAGCGACTTTATCTCTTTAGTGCCCCATGGAGCATTCTATCCAGCAGATCCATCAGCCGGTCCTGTTCTTCGGGGCTTAATGCACTCAAAAGCTCCTCACTGGCTTTGTTAAGCGAGTCAAATAATTTTTGTTTTATATTCCTTGACATGTTCGTCAGTTCAACCAGTTTTTGTCGGCGGTTTTCAGGGTTAATGGATCGATTCAGGAAACCTTTTTTTTCCAGAGAATCTATCCCCCTGGCCGCCACACTTTTGTCAATAAACACATGGGACCCAATATCATCCTGAATCATTGGTGTTTCATTATCCAGCAGGGTTGCTATAAAAGGAAGATGCCCCGGTTGTATATCCAGGGGTTTTATCTTTTCTTTTACTGCAGCCATATGGAGACGATGAAGCTTTCCCAGCATGTAACCCAGTAATTTTTTTTCTGCCATCTTATGTCCTTGTTTTTTTGATTGGGTTATTTCTCCTTGACTTTTGCGTTCATTTTTTAACGCCCTTTAACAGAAACCAGAAAACAAAAAAAGTTGCCAGTCCGGATAAGACAGCCATGAATCCGATCATTGTTATTTTCCACTCTCCGCCCAGAGAAATAATCCACATGGCAGCTGCACCGAAAATAAAATTGGAAAACATCATTAATGAAGAGGCAGATCCGATATCCCGGTTTACTGTTTCCAGGATCAGATTAATGCACACAGGGCGGGTAAAACCGAAACAAAAAGAAATAAAGCACATGGGAAAGGTAAAAAACAACACCTGTGAATGGGGTATCGTCATGATCAGAAGGCCGCCGGTCAGTATGCCGCCGAACCCAAGCCGGATAAGCGTTATATCGCTGAATTTTGCAGACAGGTTCATGCAGATAAACGAACCTGTCATTATGGAAAATGCATTCATGCCGAAAAACAATCCAAATACCTGTTCAGACAGGCTGAACCCGGTGATGTAAATATCGGCCGAGGCACCAATAAAGGCAAACAGGGGACTCATGGACGCACTAAATAAAAAAGAAAGGCTTAAAAATCGTAAATTTCCGAACAGGGCAAGATAAGGCACGGCCATTTTCATTAAAGGGATATGCCTTGGGGCCGGGTTGGTTTCAGGTATTCTGAGAACACCTGCAAAGGCGATGACTGCAATTGCTGCCTGGAGAATAAAAATAATATGCCAGCTGCCGAACAGCAGTGCCCAGGATCCCAGTGTCGGCCCGAGCATGGGTGCCAGCCCAACGATAATACTGATCAGGGCCAGAATTTTATATCGTTCCGGGCCTGTATAGTGATCTTTGGTAATTGAAAGTCCTAAAACCGAAGGGGCGGCAGCTCCGATTCCTTGAAGTATTCTGGCATAGGTAAGGGTTTGGGCCGATCCTGCAATCGAACATAAAAGACTTGCCAGTATGAACAAAGACAGTCCTGCCAGAAGGGGTGCTTTCCTGCCAAACCGATCGGAAAGCGGCCCATACACCAGCAGGGCAGGGCTATAACCCAAAAAAAATCCGATCAGGGTCAAACTTATGATTTTTAGTTCCACTCCCCACAATTTTCCAAGATAAGGCATGGCCGGCAGATACATATCCGTAGACAGTGGGGGGAAGGCAGACAGCACTGCCAGCAGCGGAATTAAAAACGGAATGTGCAAAGCTGCTGACAAATTGGTTCGAGATTCCATGATGATTTCCCCCTTTTTTTTGTTTGGCAAAATAGTTGCATAAACAACAATTGTCTTTGCAACTTAATATGCGGATCATATAAAATCAATATTTTTTTAAGAAAATTGAAAGGCTTTTTAGGAAAGACCGTCAGGTTTTTGAAACAGAGGGATAATAGCATAAACGGCCATGGCAGCTTGGTCTGCCATGGCCGTTTTTATGAAAGTCTTAAAAAATCCAAACAGCGACTTTTATTTTTTGTTGTGGGCAAACCAGGATGAAAGACCAGGTCTGCCCGTGGCAGTTATATGAAAAAACAGATGAAAAATAAAAAATTAATACATGGTTTGGCATAATGAAAGATATTTAATTTCAGAAGGTTAAAATTTCTTTCATGTAAAACCTCTGACTACAAGATCAGGCGCTGGGGATCGCATTTTTCCCTTAAAAGTTTCAACTCTTCCGGGGTAGGGGGTAAAACTTCTTCGGCCTGGGATGTATCTATTTCAAACTCCATGTTTTCCAGAATTTTTTCCGGTGTGATACCGGGATAATAGCCTTTCAGATACATTTTTTTTGTTTGATCATCAAAGCCCATCACACCCATGTCGGTGATCACTTTGTCCGGGCCTCCTTCGGGAAGGCCTGCTTTTTTCCGGCCATCCGGCCCGTCCAGATAGCCGGGAGTCGTCAGGTAGTCTATCTTGATTTTAAATTTTCGTTTTTCCTGGGTCATGAAGATAATGCTCCTTGGCACAAAAGAACCCACGTCACAGGCACCTCCACTGCCGGAAAACCGCACATCCGGCCCTTCATACTCACCGATTACAGTGGAATTCAAATTTCCGTAAATGTCAATCTGGGCAGCACCCAGAATTCCCACGACATGCTGTCCGGTAATTTTGTTCTGCATTGTGGCAAAGGCTTCTAACAGTCCTGCATTGCATGAGGATTGGTACATGATTCTCGGGTCTGCCACGGCAAGGGGAAGATCTTCCAGCTTAGAATCAATGGCTCCTGTTTCAAAAAAAATAACACTCTTGGGTGCGTTGATATTTTTAGCCGCCATGGCCGCCAGCATTGAAATGCCGGTGCCGCAAAAAACAATGTCATCATTTCTGATTTCCCGGGCTGCAATAATGGTCATCATCTCTTTTAACGTATATTCCATGGATATTTCTCCGTTCTTTTATCTTCGATCCAGTTTTTTTGCATAGCCCCTGTTTTTATCGGCCAGAATATTTTCAAGTCGTTCTCTGCCAACGCTGTCCAGCAGGTCCATGTGTGTGCCATTCTTGAATATCGTCTCTTCTATATATCCCTTATAAAGATCATCATTCTTGGCAACCCTGGTATAGTTCTTCAGATACACAGGGTCATAGTCGTAATGACCAAAACAGGCTGTGGGATAGGCACCAAAGGGGATGTGTATGACGGCATCAGCATGGATAAACGGAATCTGGTTTCTGTCGGGATTGTTTTTCAAATAGTCGTCATCCAGCAGATCCTCACAGGTGATTATCAGCACTTTTGCCGCTTTTGCCTGTTCAATGTCGGCAAAGGTTAACCCGTCGATTTTGCAATTTCCCCTGTAGTCTGCCTGCTGCACATGAATAATGGTAACATCCGGGTTGATGGCGGGAACCAATACCATACGTTCCGTGTCGCACCAGTTGTCAAAGGGGTTTTCAAGCTCAACCAGTTTCTGGTTCGGTATTTTTTGATTGTCCTGCCGGAATTCTTTGGAAAATCCCCATTTGTTGATGATATCCGTTCCAAGGGAAGACCGGGTTGGAAGAAATGGGATTCCCATTGATCCGGCAAGAAATCGAAGGGTCATCTGATAATTGGAGTAATCTTCGATTTTTATCGTTTTTTCCTGAGCGGCTTTTTTGAACCGGATACAGGTTGACATGAATTTGCCGGTTCCGCCATAAGCTATTTCAAGGCAGGATACGCAACCTGCCCCCACAAGTTCATCCATCCCCTGCCCGTTGGAATGGGCGTAAAGGTGAATATCCCTGATATTCTGCCGGATGATTTCATAAACGGCTGCCATGGGATTCCTGTTGATGGTAAACCCGCCAATGGACAGATGGCATCCGGGTGTTACATGTTTTGTGACTGCATCTTTTAAATTTGTAATTTTATTGCTGTTTACTTCCATTCACACACCTCGCAGTTGAAGTATTGTTCCTTTTATATTTTCATCATACCAGTGACTTGCTTTTTATTTATATGAAAGTTTTGAAAAATTCACACAGAGACTTTCAATCTTTGTTGTGGGCAAACCAAGGTGAAATATCAGGTCTGCCCGTGGCAGTTATTAAAGTGGGTGCAACGCCAGGATCAACCGCCTGTGATAATAGATGAAATTAAAATCTGATCACCATTGTTTATTTGCTTTTCAGGGTCCCATGGAAAAACAATTTCAGAATTCACCGTTATTTGCATACCTTCATGAAGCTTGCCGTTTTTATCCAGGATATGACCCTTTATATCCGGACAGGCAGCATAAAGGGCCATGATCGCTTTTTTCAAGGTGCTTGAATCTGTTTGGATCTGTTTTTGCCCGTTTGTATAGATCCGATGGGTTATCGGGATGAAGATACTTGCCCCCAAAATGTTTCCTTTCTTTTTCTTGCGCCCCCAAACGGGCAAAAATCAATCTCACTGTACAAGATTATAAACCCCGGCTACATACCAACAAGGGAAGGCAGCCACAGGACTACTTCGGGAAACACCATGATAATAATCAAACACAGGGTCTGCAGCCCGATAAAAGGCCATACGGATTTATAAATATCTCCCATTGAAATATTTGGCGGCACAACCCCTTTCATATAAAACAGGACAAATCCAAAAGGCGGTGTCAAATATGCCATCTGCATATTTACGATAAAAAGGATACCAAACCACAGGGGGTTAAACCCGAGAAGGGTGATCAGCGGAACGTAAATGGGAACCGTGATCATAATAATGGGAAGATCATCCATGACCATTCCCAGCAAAAAGAAACTGATCTGCATGGCAATGAGGACAGACCACCGGTTCAGCCCGATAGAGTCAATCAGATCCTTTAACAGCATGGGAAGTCCAAGAGTATTGACCACGGCTGAAAAAGCAAGACATCCTATAATAATCCACAGCACCATGCTGGTCAGAAAGGCTGCCTTTTCAGCAGCATTGGACACAACCCCGATTGTATCCTTAAAGGATTTTGATCTTAAGCTGACAATGACCATGGCAACAACCGCGCCAACAGCAGCAGCTTCTGTGGGGGTTGCAAGTCCTGAAAAAATGGTTCCCATGATGGAAAATATCAGGATAAACGGCATGGCAAGATTTTTCACAGACATCCATTTTTCTTTCCATGTGGCCCGTTCTTCAACGGGAATAGGCGGGGCAAGTTCTGGGTTGATAAGGCTTCTGATCAGGATATAGGTGATGAAAAGGGATGCCAGCAACAGTCCGGGGATAATGCCGGCCAAAAACATTTTTCCGATGGAAAGATTGGATAGGGAGGCATACACGATCATGGTCACACTGGGAGGAATTAAAAAACCCAGGGCACCGCCACCGGAGATACAGCCAATGGCAAGGGAGGGTTTGTAACCTCTTTTCAGCATGGCAGGCAGGGCAATCAGCCCCATGGTAACCGTTGCAGCGCCCACAATTCCCACCATGGCGGCAAAAACTACGCAGATAAATACAGTTCCAATTGCCAGTCCGCCCGGTATGGGCCCCAGCCATTTATAGATCATTTCAAATATTTCATCGGCAATGCCCGACTTCTCCAGTATGCAGCCGATAAAAATGAACAGGGGAATGGCCAGCAGAATAATGCTGGTCATGCTTTCAATAATGGACGGGGGCAGCATCTGCAAAAATCGAGGCCCATTGATCAGATACAGGGAAACAATGCCCACTGTTCCAAGGGTAAAAGCAACCGGTGTCCGCAGTACAAAAAGAATTACAACGGCCAGAAACATGAATAGAACGATTAGAGCGGGATTCATTTTACCCTCCTTTGTTTGGCTTTTAGAATCGTTTTGCCGAAATCCGCCAGTATCTGAAGAATAAACACCAGGGAGCCGATGGGAAGCAAAATTTTTACAGGCCATAAAGGCGGGCCGAAAAGGGTATGGGAATGCTGGTTAGTTGAAAAAGCATGCCAGGCAAATTTATACCCCTGCCAGAATAAAATGATGAACATGAACAGGGCAACAATGGAGACGATGATATCAGCCGTTAATTTTACTTTTCTGGGAAAAAACTGGTAAATGATATCCACGGAAACATGACCTTTTTCAAGGAGTACCCAGCCACCGGTCATGGCAATATAAGCGGCAAAAATATATCCGCACATTTCGTGGACCCATATGGTAGGGCTTTGAAAAAAATACCTGGCAATGACTTCGTATACCATCAGGAACATGAATACAAAAATCAGATAGCAGGCTGCCTTTCCAATATTCTTGTTTATTTTTTCAATAAAATTGATCATTTTTTCAATGATTTGCATTTTAAATCCTAACATTTACACCTTCCGGATATTCTTGGATCAAGATATCCGGAAGGAAGATAATAGGGTTGTCTACAGGTCGTATCCCAAAGCTTTCAGATCTTTTTTTACAAGAGCGATATATTCGGCAGACAATTCGTCTTTTGTGAATTCTTCATCCCACATCTTGACGGCTGTTTTTATCCATCTGCTCATGACCTCGTCGGGAAGCTGGATGAACTGGGCTCCCTGGGCCGTCATTTTTTCCATGACCGCTTTATTCTCTGCGTTGAACAACACACCCACCTGAGTGGAACAATCCCTAAGAGCTTTTTCAAAGATCACTTTGAGATTTTCCGGAAGTTCATTCCATCTGTCCTGGTTGATAATCACTTCACAGTTCTGGGCACCGGAGATATAGGGAACAGTCTGGTATTTTGCCACTTCATAGGTCTTTGCAAGGAAGCTTTCAGCATGATTTCCACTGATTTCAGCATCAATGGTGCCTCTGGAAAGGGCAACATAAATTTCGGAGAACGGGATAAAAACCGTGGGAATATCCATTTTCTGCAAGGTTTTCGCAATGGACCCCGATGCTCTGACCTTCATCTTTTTCAGGTCTGCCCATGTGTTGATGGGTTTTTTGGAGACAATGGTATATCCGTCCATGACAAGGGGGGCACCGTAAAATACGTTTTGAGTGGCATAGGCGTTTCTGAAAAAGGCCAGGATTTCATCCTGATAAATAAAATCCATGATTTCCTGGAGTCCTCTTGGATCTCCAGGGAGTGCAAAAGCTGTGGCTGCCATGGGCAGGATACCGCTGTGATAAGCGCTGCATGTGGTTCCCATGTCAATTGATCCAAGGCTTACGGATTCAAAAATACTGGGGCCTTTTACTATGGCACCCGATGTCAGAACCTGAACTGCGATCTGGCCGTTGCTCTTTTTTTTCACGTCCTCTGCCATCTGGTTAATCGCAGCGGTTATGGGATGATTCAGAGAAAACATGTTCTGCATTTTAAACTGATAGGTTTTTGCCGAGTGGTCTGTCTTTACAAAATATTTTTTAAATCCAATTACCATCACCAGTGAAACAACGAATACCATTATAATGCTTAATGATAAAGTTTTCTTGTTTATTGACATTGCTTTCTCCCTGTTAAAGTTGTGTCGTTTAAATTGTGTTGTTTAAATTTATTTTTAATCTGCAACCCCGTCATGTCAATGAAAATAATATTATGTTCTTTCCTCCCCGATCAAACAAATACTCTCCGTGATGAGTGAAATACCTCATGGTTTGTTATGAATTTGATCTTTTTAATTTAAATTCATTATCGTCAATTTGCCGCCATATGATACACGCTTGTAAAATATAGGCTATTGGACTACCATAGATGAATGCAAATGGTGTGCCAGGAATGAACTCTCCCGATTGCCCTTATATAAAAGGAAAAAGCCTGCCTGTTGACCATGAGGACATCCCAATATTTAGCTGAGATTTAATGATATTATGCATATTAGCATAATGTTTTATGTTTTTTTGAGGCTATGATATAGCCTTTCAATGGCTTATTCGCCTGTTCGCCTGTGTTTGGTTGTAAAATTTATGCGATTTATGCACAAATGCATTATTATGCACTTGTGCATAGCTTTGTGTGTGTTTTGTATTTGTGTCTGGTTTGGAATATGATGTTAAAATAAAGATATTTCCTTTGAATACAGGGCTTTTGTGGTGGTCTTGGCATAAAATATTAAGTTGTGGCATGAGATTTGCTAAATTGATTTTAATTGGAACGAACCCCGGATTTGTTCATGAAGAAGCCGGCAATTTTACTGGATCTTCCTTCTAACCGATCTGTCGCCAATACACAGACCATTAATATAAATAAGCGGAGAAAACAAGATGACTTCCACTAAATCAGAATACTTTCGAAAAATGCGTCAGGAACATGTAGCCCAGGGACCGGCCCACATCACCCAAGCGGTTATCCAAAAAGCCTCGGGTGCGGTCATGACCGATGTGGACGGAAAAGAGTTTATTGATTTTGCCGGCGGTATCGGTGTCAATAATGTGGGGCATTCCCATCCAAAAGTTGTAAAAGCCATCAAGGATCAGGCAGATCAATTTATTCACACCTGTTTTCATGTGGGCATGTATGACTCCTATATTGAGCTGGCAGCGAGGCTCAATGATTTGGCACCCGGGGATTTTGCCAAAAAAACCATGTTTGGCAACAGTGGTGCGGAAGCTGTTGAAAATGCCGTCAAAGTGGCGCGATATGCAACCAAGCGACCGGCTGTCATTGCCTTTGAAAACGGGTTCCATGGCAGAACTTTGCTGACAATGTCATTGACCAGCAAGATTATGCCCTACAAATACGGTTTCGGACCTTTTGCCCCTGAAATTTACCGCATCCCATATCCTTATTGTTACCGTTGCCCGTTAGGATGCAAGTATCCTGATTGCAATATCGCGTGTGCTGAGTATCTTGAATCTTATTTTATCACCTATGTTGATCCTGATTCAGTTGCCGCCATCATAG belongs to Desulfobacula toluolica Tol2 and includes:
- a CDS encoding TetR/AcrR family transcriptional regulator — protein: MKIKKKGMTASPRKQILKAVQKIISQKNLEDSSISEIAGRAGVTDSIIYHYFKNKEDLLFYALADKLTDVEKDLRFHLEGVLDPVSRLSKMIWHHLYVTDLNPDDSRTLKNLLIECRSNKNFYTHEGYNTLREYTRFMGQTIQQGVDENVFRPDINVNLILNLILGLLDEESLSCLASGEIKTTMPDFKGIMDLVFAIISSESVTSMNNDDNNKKKRILKAAVQVFAQKGYNAATMNEIANIANVSEGTIYNYFKNKEDLLFSIPKKRLRRLKKSGEEMFDIQHPIKKLRRFIRLLFTIFMEDRDFTKVFLLEIKLNKKFYNSILYRDYIDYVSILESILKEGQKQGIFRYSVDPRLFRNMFIGAFTHLAIKWTILKKEEPIDMLKEIEKVVEMLCRSVVADNSIITKLNSIYK
- a CDS encoding MarR family winged helix-turn-helix transcriptional regulator, producing MAEKKLLGYMLGKLHRLHMAAVKEKIKPLDIQPGHLPFIATLLDNETPMIQDDIGSHVFIDKSVAARGIDSLEKKGFLNRSINPENRRQKLVELTNMSRNIKQKLFDSLNKASEELLSALSPEEQDRLMDLLDRMLHGALKR
- a CDS encoding multidrug effflux MFS transporter: MESRTNLSAALHIPFLIPLLAVLSAFPPLSTDMYLPAMPYLGKLWGVELKIISLTLIGFFLGYSPALLVYGPLSDRFGRKAPLLAGLSLFILASLLCSIAGSAQTLTYARILQGIGAAAPSVLGLSITKDHYTGPERYKILALISIIVGLAPMLGPTLGSWALLFGSWHIIFILQAAIAVIAFAGVLRIPETNPAPRHIPLMKMAVPYLALFGNLRFLSLSFLFSASMSPLFAFIGASADIYITGFSLSEQVFGLFFGMNAFSIMTGSFICMNLSAKFSDITLIRLGFGGILTGGLLIMTIPHSQVLFFTFPMCFISFCFGFTRPVCINLILETVNRDIGSASSLMMFSNFIFGAAAMWIISLGGEWKITMIGFMAVLSGLATFFVFWFLLKGVKK
- a CDS encoding CoA-transferase subunit beta, with product MEYTLKEMMTIIAAREIRNDDIVFCGTGISMLAAMAAKNINAPKSVIFFETGAIDSKLEDLPLAVADPRIMYQSSCNAGLLEAFATMQNKITGQHVVGILGAAQIDIYGNLNSTVIGEYEGPDVRFSGSGGACDVGSFVPRSIIFMTQEKRKFKIKIDYLTTPGYLDGPDGRKKAGLPEGGPDKVITDMGVMGFDDQTKKMYLKGYYPGITPEKILENMEFEIDTSQAEEVLPPTPEELKLLREKCDPQRLIL
- a CDS encoding CoA transferase subunit A, which translates into the protein MEVNSNKITNLKDAVTKHVTPGCHLSIGGFTINRNPMAAVYEIIRQNIRDIHLYAHSNGQGMDELVGAGCVSCLEIAYGGTGKFMSTCIRFKKAAQEKTIKIEDYSNYQMTLRFLAGSMGIPFLPTRSSLGTDIINKWGFSKEFRQDNQKIPNQKLVELENPFDNWCDTERMVLVPAINPDVTIIHVQQADYRGNCKIDGLTFADIEQAKAAKVLIITCEDLLDDDYLKNNPDRNQIPFIHADAVIHIPFGAYPTACFGHYDYDPVYLKNYTRVAKNDDLYKGYIEETIFKNGTHMDLLDSVGRERLENILADKNRGYAKKLDRR
- a CDS encoding MoaD/ThiS family protein — its product is MGASIFIPITHRIYTNGQKQIQTDSSTLKKAIMALYAACPDIKGHILDKNGKLHEGMQITVNSEIVFPWDPEKQINNGDQILISSIITGG
- a CDS encoding TRAP transporter large permease, with translation MNPALIVLFMFLAVVILFVLRTPVAFTLGTVGIVSLYLINGPRFLQMLPPSIIESMTSIILLAIPLFIFIGCILEKSGIADEIFEMIYKWLGPIPGGLAIGTVFICVVFAAMVGIVGAATVTMGLIALPAMLKRGYKPSLAIGCISGGGALGFLIPPSVTMIVYASLSNLSIGKMFLAGIIPGLLLASLFITYILIRSLINPELAPPIPVEERATWKEKWMSVKNLAMPFILIFSIMGTIFSGLATPTEAAAVGAVVAMVIVSLRSKSFKDTIGVVSNAAEKAAFLTSMVLWIIIGCLAFSAVVNTLGLPMLLKDLIDSIGLNRWSVLIAMQISFFLLGMVMDDLPIIMITVPIYVPLITLLGFNPLWFGILFIVNMQMAYLTPPFGFVLFYMKGVVPPNISMGDIYKSVWPFIGLQTLCLIIIMVFPEVVLWLPSLVGM
- a CDS encoding TRAP transporter small permease subunit, whose translation is MLGFKMQIIEKMINFIEKINKNIGKAACYLIFVFMFLMVYEVIARYFFQSPTIWVHEMCGYIFAAYIAMTGGWVLLEKGHVSVDIIYQFFPRKVKLTADIIVSIVALFMFIILFWQGYKFAWHAFSTNQHSHTLFGPPLWPVKILLPIGSLVFILQILADFGKTILKAKQRRVK
- a CDS encoding TRAP transporter substrate-binding protein: MSINKKTLSLSIIMVFVVSLVMVIGFKKYFVKTDHSAKTYQFKMQNMFSLNHPITAAINQMAEDVKKKSNGQIAVQVLTSGAIVKGPSIFESVSLGSIDMGTTCSAYHSGILPMAATAFALPGDPRGLQEIMDFIYQDEILAFFRNAYATQNVFYGAPLVMDGYTIVSKKPINTWADLKKMKVRASGSIAKTLQKMDIPTVFIPFSEIYVALSRGTIDAEISGNHAESFLAKTYEVAKYQTVPYISGAQNCEVIINQDRWNELPENLKVIFEKALRDCSTQVGVLFNAENKAVMEKMTAQGAQFIQLPDEVMSRWIKTAVKMWDEEFTKDELSAEYIALVKKDLKALGYDL